The region GGTCGAAACGCCGAGCCTGAACATTGAAAAGCTGTTGCAGCAGCTTCAGAGTCAGGTGCCGCGCGATTTTCGGCAGCGATTTCTGGTGCGCCAGGGGCAGCGAATGCTGTCGGTAGAGGTGGGCGAGATCGCGTATTTTTTCACCGAAGACCGGTACAGCTTTTTTGCCATGCATACCGGGCAGAAGTTTCTGGTCGACTACACTCTCGATGAGCTTTCTGACGCCCTCGATCCGGCCCGTTTCTTCCGGATTAATCGGGGCGTTATCGTAACGCATCAGGCTGTAGAACAGATACAGCCCTATTTCGGCAATCGGCTGGCCCTGCAATTAAGGCCCGTTTTTGACAAAGAAGCCCTGGTTAGTCGCGAAAAAGTAAGTGATTTTAAGCAGTGGATGGGTAAATGACGCCGAAACTTGTTCGGCCTGGTTGAGCTTGTTTGTGGTCAAAACTGGTTAGGTCGGCGGGAAGGCGGTATATTTGCGTCATTCTTTTACGTGATAGTACGCCCATGTTTAGTCTCAACAACCTCCTCCGCCCGCATATTCTTACCCTGATGCCTTACTCATCCGCGCGCGATGAGTATACCGGTAAAGAGGGGGTATTTCTTGATGCCAATGAAAATCCGCTGGGTTCCACCACCAGCGGAAACTATAACCGCTACCCCGACCCGCATCAGTGGGCCATCAAACAACGGCTGGCTCCCATCAAGGGCGTTCGGCCGGAGCATATTTTCCTGGGGAATGGCTCCGATGAGCCCATCGACCTCCTCGTTCGGGCTACCTGTACGCCGGGTACGGATTCCATTTTGATTATGCCGCCAACCTACGGCATGTACGAAGTATCGGCGTCGATTAACGACGTTAAGGTTACGAAAGTCCCCCTGACAGCCGACTTTCTGGTGGATACCGATGCCGTACTGGCCGCCATTACCGATACTACGAAACTGATCTGGTTATGCTCGCCCAACAACCCGTCGGGTAATCTGCTTCAGCCCGAGGCCATCCGGACAATCCTCAATGCCGCTCAACAATCGCTGGTGATTGTTGACGAAGCCTATATCGACTTTGCCGATGTGCCGTCCTGGACCAGTGAGCTGGATAACTACCCGAATCTGGTCGTGCTGCAAACCTTCTCGAAAGCCTGGGGACTGGCGGCCCTGCGACTCGGTATGTGTTTTGCCTCGGAGGAGTTGATTCGGATAATGAACAAGATAAAGCCGCCGTATAACATCTCCGCACCCACGCAGGCCCTGGCCCTCGAAGCCCTGGGTAACGAATCGGGAAAAAACGATATGGTAGCGCAGATACTGACCGAACGGCAGTCGCTGGCCGATGAATTACGGGCGTTGCCAACGGTGCAGGTCGTTCACCCTTCGGATGCTAACTTCCTGCTCGTTCAATTTGCCGATGCAAAAGGGACCTTCGAATACCTCATCGAGCAGCAGGTTATTGTTCGTGATCGGTCAAACGTGAAACTTTGCGATGGTTGTCTGCGTATTTCGGTGGGTACATCGACCGAAAACGAGCGGTTAATGGCAGTACTCCGGCAAATGCCCGACGTACCGCCAAGTACTAATTTGCCCCTCGGCACGGGTGATGATGCCACCAAACCAGAACTTGTATCAAACGCGTAGGCTGTCTGTTTGGTAAATCTTACCTTGTTACGTCAGGTAGAAAGGATGGTCTAAGCAGGATGAACGTTTAAATGCTTTATGAGAAAACTAATCTTGGTTACGGCACTAGCCTTACTGGGCTGGCTAACAATGCCGACTACGGCTCGCGCACAATACAATAACTGGTCGGTGGGCGTCCGGCTGGGTGAACCATCGGGCGTAAACATCCGCAAATATTTTGGCAACAATCACGCCTTCGACCTGAATATCGGTACCTATGGCGGTCTCTACGGTACCAAACGCAGTTATCGAAACGGCGAATACAAATCAGTTGGATTAACTGTTCAAGGACATTACCTCTGGCACACAGCCTTGACAAAAAGTGAAAGTCTACGAGCATATTATGGCTTTGGCGGTCAGGTGAATACGAGAAAGTTTTATAACGCTGGTGGTAACCAGAGTCAATTGTCAATTGGTGGTTCAGGCATTGGCGGTCTCGAATATTTTCCGGTAAACAAGCCCTATTCGTTTTTCCTCGAAACAGGGGCCTATGTCGAACTGCTCCAGGCCCCGTTCTTCCTGAGCCTGAACACCGGAATCGGGTTGCGGTACAATTTTTAGAAGGAGTCAGGAGTTGGAAGCGAGGAGTGAGGAGGGCTGACCGCACCGCAGCCGCGGACGGTCGGCGGACCGGCGTCATAAAAACCGCCGGATGGCTCCTAACTCCTCGCTCCCAACTCCTCACTCCTAAAAAAACTCCCATGTTCAAAATATACAGTTCTTCGGCTGGGTCGGGGAAAACTTATACGCTGACGAAAGAGTACCTGAAGCTGGCGTTGCGGCCGGGTGAAAAGGACGACTATTTTCGCCGGATTCTGGCCGTGACGTTCACCAACGCGGCTGCCAACGAGATGAAGAACCGGATTCTGAAAAACCTGTCGGAGATGGCAGGTAAAAAAGAATCCCCTCTGCTCAATGAACTGGTTACGGAACTGTACGACACCCCGCCGGGTAGCGATTTGTTTGAGGACAAGAAAACTGAACTGTGCAGCCGGGCCTCGTCTGTTTTCAGAACAATTCTGCACCGCTATGCCGATTTCAGCGTAACCACCATTGATTCCTTCACACAGCGGGTGGTGATGGCCTTTACGGATGAGTTAGGATTGCCCTATTCGTTCGATGTCGAAATGGACACCGACGAAGTGCTGGAACTGGCCATCGACAACCTCATTGAGAAGGCCGGTACCGATGAGATGGAAGAAATTACGACCATCCTGAGCGAGTACTACACCCACACGGCCGCTGAAGGCAAAAGCTGGAACCAACTGCCAGAATTGCTGAAAGAATTTGGCCGAAACCTCACCTCCGATCAGTTTTACGAAGCCGTCAATGCGGCCCAGAAATTATCGCCGGGGGCGTTGCGTGCCATTCGGGCTCAGTTACTGAACCATAACCAGCAGATTGAAACGGACATTATCGGGCAGGGGCAACGCGCCTGGAAACTGATTACTGATGCGGGGCTGGATGAAAAAGATTTCAGTTACGGAGCCAGCGGTGTAGGGGGCTTTTTAAAAGCAATTGCCGAAGGAAACGCGCACAAAGATGCCGGTACGCGCGTCAGCAACGCGTTAACGAATAATGAGTGGTACACCAAAAAGACACCCCTTCCCGTGCAGGCCATGATCGACAATATGGCCGCAGAACTAGGTGCGTGTATCTCAGAAATACTTCGTATTCGGGAGGAGAGTAACCATCAGGTAACCCTGTTCGATTGCCTGCTGCCCCATTTGCAGAAACTGGCTTTGCTGAAGCAAATGCGCCTGGAGTTCGATGATCTGCTGCGAAAAGACGGCCGGGTGCACATCTCCGAATTCAATAAAAAGATTCTGAACATTGTGGCGTCGGAACCGGTGCCGTTCCTCTACGAACGACTAGGTACGAAATACAACCACATCCTGATTGATGAGTTTCAGGATACGTCGCGGCTGCAATTTGCCAACCTGTTGCCGCTCATCGAGAACTCCCTGGGTGCCGACCATTTCAATCTGGCCGTGGGCGACGGGAAACAGGCCATTTACCGCTTCCGGGGGGGCGATATGGACCAGATCGTTGCCCTGCACCGCAAAGACCTCGACAGCCTGAAACAGGCGCATAACCCCGGTTCGTGGACCGCCGACCGCATCGATATGCTCGATGGGCATCTGAAAGACGAATTGCTCGATACCAACTGGCGAAGTGCCGAACCCATCGTTCGCTTCAACAACGATTTTTTTGAGTTCACCGCCCGCAAGTTTGAAAGCCAGCACCCGAAACTGACCGATGTATTCGACAGTCAGAAGTTGTTTCACCAGAAAGCGCAGCCTAAGGCTAACCTAGCCGGGCATGTGCAGATCGACTTCGTTGCCAAAGACGATGCGACGGATAAAGACCTGACCGCTCAGATGCTCGAAAAAGCGATGGAGCACCTGAATAAAGCCCTGAACGACGGGTATAAATACGGTGACATCGCTATCCTGTGTCGAAAAAAATCCCACGCAAAAGCACTCGCCAACGAGCTAAATGCCCGACGGATACCGCTCGTGTCGGCCGATTCGCTGTCGCTGGAGTTTTCCGATCCGGTCAAGTGGCTGGTAACGCTCATGCAGCTGCTGCAGCGGCCCGACCAGAAACTGCTTCGTTACGAATTGCTGTATCTGTTTCATCGGGTAGTGCAGGATATTTTTCCGGACAATACCCTCACCACCAAACTTCGATCCGTTGCGGAGAGCGATATCGACGCCCTCTACGCTTACCTGGCCGAAGAAGGTTACCCCCTCGACCCGTATGCGCTCGGGCAACTCAATCCGTACGAGCTGGCCGAGCGATTGACCGCTCAATTCGGTCTGTTCAATCAGGCGGAGCATAACCCGTTCCTCTTTCGGTTCCTCGACGAAGTACTGGCGTTTAATCAGAAGCGGAGCGGTCACCTGAGCGACTTTCTCTTGTATTGGGAAGGCGTTCGGCAGAAGATTTCGGTTGAGGGCAACGCCCGCAATGCGGTGAGTATACAAACCGTTCACAAATCGAAAGGACTTGAGTTCCCGGTGGTGATCATTCCCTTCGCCAACTGGCGGGTGGAGCCCATTAACGACAGCACCATCTGGCTCGATCTGAGCAGTATTCGGAGCGATATGCTGACGCACGAAAATAGCACCGGGGAACTGACCCGACTACTATCGGCACCTGCCAATACGACCAGTAAACTGCGGGGTGCTCCGGCTGTAGTAGCGGCTCAGTACGAAGAGGAGCTGACGCGGACGTTTCTGGAAAATATGAATATGCTCTACGTGGCTTTCACCCGCCCAACGGATCGGTTGTACGTCATTAGTGAAGCAAAGGATTTCAGCAAAGGCCAGCAAAACACCATCAGCCATTGGTTGCATGCGTTTCTGCGCGATAGCGAGGTGGCCCGTAATTGCGGCTGTGCCTGGCAGGAAGGCGTATTTAGTTACCAGATCAGCCTTTGCGCCGAATATTTCCCGCATCACAAAGCTGATGAGTCCCTGGATGAAATCGTGCTGGACGAAATCGTGAGCGGGCATCGGGGGCAGGACTTACAACTTCGCCGTCAGGCCGACAGGATGTTCGATGTTGCCACGTTTGAGCGCACCCGCGAACGTGATCGTAAGCTTTGCGCGGCCCTCAGTCTGATCAGGGGTTCCGAAAGCATCGACAAAGTACTTCGTCAACTCGTTAGCGAGGGGCTTGTCCGGCAGGTAGAATGTGACGAATTAAAGCAAAGTCTGCTGGGCATTGTTTCGCATCCGGCTTTATCAGCCCTGTTCGATTCTACCTTGCGGATCGATACAGATCGAAGTATCCTGAGTAATAAGCGGGTACACGGTGCCCCGCACCGGGTGGTGCATTTTCCGGATGGGCACATCGTGCTGGTGCAATATGAGTCGAAAGCCCTTTCGCCGGAAGCAGAGGCTGTACCTGCATTGGAACCAGAATCGGCAAAAACGTACTCGCCAACGGACACCCTGAAGTACTTTACTCGTTTGTACCGGGATATGGGGTTTGCGGAAGTGGAAGGCCGGTTGGTGTATCTGGCTGACGAGCCCGATGTAGTTAATGTAGTGTAAGAATGGATGATACTCACAACAGGATGAATAGTTTGACAGGTAGTTGCCGGAAAAAGATTTTAGGTTTGCTCGTTATTTTTCACTCGACATTCTTCGTCAGTGCGTCTCTGGCTCAGTCGCCTTATGTATTAAAAACGGGTCGGGAGCTTACCCTGCTGGGGGCGGGTGTTGCATCGTTTGGTACATCCGTCCTGCTCGGTTCAACCGTCGATCCGCTGACCAGCGCTCAGGTAGCGGGCCTTAATCGAATGGAAGTGAATGCGTTCGACCGGAGCGCAACCTACCACTGGTCACCAACGGCCGATAAGCTGAGCGATGTGGCGTTGGCCGGAAATGTAGCAACGTTGGGCTTACTGGCACTGGGCACAAAAACGATGCGGCAGGATTTTAAAACGGTTGCCGTGATGTACATCGAAACGATAGCTCTGTCCAGTGGTATCGAACGGACCGTAAAGGCTATTACACAGCGGAGTCGGCCGTTTGTATACAACCCCGCTGCGCCATTGGAGGAGAAACTGACACGCGATGCCAGCCAGTCTTTTTTCTCCGGACACGCCACCATTTCCTTTTCCACGGCGGTCTTTACCGGTGAAGTGTTTCGACATTATTTTCCGCATTCCCGGCTAAAGCCGGTTGTCTGGGTTGGGGCGCTTGGGCTGGCGTCGGCCTCGTCTATCTTGC is a window of Spirosoma linguale DSM 74 DNA encoding:
- a CDS encoding hypothetical protein (KEGG: bba:Bd1703 hypothetical protein), translating into MRKLILVTALALLGWLTMPTTARAQYNNWSVGVRLGEPSGVNIRKYFGNNHAFDLNIGTYGGLYGTKRSYRNGEYKSVGLTVQGHYLWHTALTKSESLRAYYGFGGQVNTRKFYNAGGNQSQLSIGGSGIGGLEYFPVNKPYSFFLETGAYVELLQAPFFLSLNTGIGLRYNF
- a CDS encoding two component transcriptional regulator, LytTR family (PFAM: LytTr DNA-binding region; response regulator receiver~SMART: response regulator receiver~KEGG: vvy:VVA0019 response regulator); its protein translation is MNALIVEDEELAVRKLRKLLTEVAPDLLVAGVTASIDDTVDWLENLRTTGQPEPDLIFLDIELADGQSFEIFERTTVRSTVIFTTSYDEYALQAFKVNSIDYLLKPVQREDLQRSLKKYEDLRQRSVETPSLNIEKLLQQLQSQVPRDFRQRFLVRQGQRMLSVEVGEIAYFFTEDRYSFFAMHTGQKFLVDYTLDELSDALDPARFFRINRGVIVTHQAVEQIQPYFGNRLALQLRPVFDKEALVSREKVSDFKQWMGK
- a CDS encoding histidinol-phosphate aminotransferase (TIGRFAM: histidinol-phosphate aminotransferase~PFAM: aminotransferase class I and II~KEGG: hypothetical protein ; K00817 histidinol- phosphate aminotransferase); amino-acid sequence: MFSLNNLLRPHILTLMPYSSARDEYTGKEGVFLDANENPLGSTTSGNYNRYPDPHQWAIKQRLAPIKGVRPEHIFLGNGSDEPIDLLVRATCTPGTDSILIMPPTYGMYEVSASINDVKVTKVPLTADFLVDTDAVLAAITDTTKLIWLCSPNNPSGNLLQPEAIRTILNAAQQSLVIVDEAYIDFADVPSWTSELDNYPNLVVLQTFSKAWGLAALRLGMCFASEELIRIMNKIKPPYNISAPTQALALEALGNESGKNDMVAQILTERQSLADELRALPTVQVVHPSDANFLLVQFADAKGTFEYLIEQQVIVRDRSNVKLCDGCLRISVGTSTENERLMAVLRQMPDVPPSTNLPLGTGDDATKPELVSNA
- a CDS encoding Exodeoxyribonuclease V (PFAM: UvrD/REP helicase~KEGG: dde:Dde_1588 ATP-dependent DNA helicase UvrD), which encodes MFKIYSSSAGSGKTYTLTKEYLKLALRPGEKDDYFRRILAVTFTNAAANEMKNRILKNLSEMAGKKESPLLNELVTELYDTPPGSDLFEDKKTELCSRASSVFRTILHRYADFSVTTIDSFTQRVVMAFTDELGLPYSFDVEMDTDEVLELAIDNLIEKAGTDEMEEITTILSEYYTHTAAEGKSWNQLPELLKEFGRNLTSDQFYEAVNAAQKLSPGALRAIRAQLLNHNQQIETDIIGQGQRAWKLITDAGLDEKDFSYGASGVGGFLKAIAEGNAHKDAGTRVSNALTNNEWYTKKTPLPVQAMIDNMAAELGACISEILRIREESNHQVTLFDCLLPHLQKLALLKQMRLEFDDLLRKDGRVHISEFNKKILNIVASEPVPFLYERLGTKYNHILIDEFQDTSRLQFANLLPLIENSLGADHFNLAVGDGKQAIYRFRGGDMDQIVALHRKDLDSLKQAHNPGSWTADRIDMLDGHLKDELLDTNWRSAEPIVRFNNDFFEFTARKFESQHPKLTDVFDSQKLFHQKAQPKANLAGHVQIDFVAKDDATDKDLTAQMLEKAMEHLNKALNDGYKYGDIAILCRKKSHAKALANELNARRIPLVSADSLSLEFSDPVKWLVTLMQLLQRPDQKLLRYELLYLFHRVVQDIFPDNTLTTKLRSVAESDIDALYAYLAEEGYPLDPYALGQLNPYELAERLTAQFGLFNQAEHNPFLFRFLDEVLAFNQKRSGHLSDFLLYWEGVRQKISVEGNARNAVSIQTVHKSKGLEFPVVIIPFANWRVEPINDSTIWLDLSSIRSDMLTHENSTGELTRLLSAPANTTSKLRGAPAVVAAQYEEELTRTFLENMNMLYVAFTRPTDRLYVISEAKDFSKGQQNTISHWLHAFLRDSEVARNCGCAWQEGVFSYQISLCAEYFPHHKADESLDEIVLDEIVSGHRGQDLQLRRQADRMFDVATFERTRERDRKLCAALSLIRGSESIDKVLRQLVSEGLVRQVECDELKQSLLGIVSHPALSALFDSTLRIDTDRSILSNKRVHGAPHRVVHFPDGHIVLVQYESKALSPEAEAVPALEPESAKTYSPTDTLKYFTRLYRDMGFAEVEGRLVYLADEPDVVNVV
- a CDS encoding phosphoesterase PA-phosphatase related protein (PFAM: phosphoesterase PA-phosphatase related~SMART: phosphoesterase PA-phosphatase related~KEGG: scl:sce4850 hypothetical protein); its protein translation is MDDTHNRMNSLTGSCRKKILGLLVIFHSTFFVSASLAQSPYVLKTGRELTLLGAGVASFGTSVLLGSTVDPLTSAQVAGLNRMEVNAFDRSATYHWSPTADKLSDVALAGNVATLGLLALGTKTMRQDFKTVAVMYIETIALSSGIERTVKAITQRSRPFVYNPAAPLEEKLTRDASQSFFSGHATISFSTAVFTGEVFRHYFPHSRLKPVVWVGALGLASASSILRYEAGLHYPTDLLAGAAFGSLVGWGIPKLHEVKNQSELGRRLDIQPWSNGAANGIYLRLAVFSR